In Nodosilinea sp. PGN35, the genomic stretch TGTGGATCGGGTGGCCGCACAGTTGCAGACCTCCCCCTCTCCCTTCCGGTCGGGGATCCACCCCTACCCCTCCCAGGAGGGGACAGCGTACCCTCAGCCTCAAAGTTCACCTCACCACCCCACCACCCCACCACCCCACCAATCCCCGCCCCGCCTTATGTTCATGCAGTCCAACGGGGGGCTGACGGATGCGGCGCTGTTCCAGGGTAAAGACAGCATCCTCTCTGGCCCCGCCGGAGGCGTAGTCGGCGCGGTGCAGACCAGCCGCCAGGCCGGGTACGATCGCATGATTGGCTTTGATATGGGCGGCACCTCCACCGATGTGTCGCACTACCGGGGCGAGTACGAGCGCACCTTTGAAACCGAGGTGGCGGGGGTACGGCTGCGGGCTCCGATGATGGCGATCCACACCGTGGCGGCGGGGGGCGGCTCGATTGTGAGCTTTGACGGCAGCCGCTACCGGGTGGGGCCAGCCTCGGCGGGGGCCTATCCGGGGCCGGCCTGTTACCGCCACGGGGGGCCGCTGGCGGTGACCGACTGCAATGTGATGGTGGGCAAGCTCCAGCCGGAGTTTTTTCCCCAGGTGTTTGGGCCGGGGGGCGATCTGCCGCTGGATGGGGCAGTGGTGCGCGAAAAGTTTGCGGCCCTGGCCCAGGAGATCCAGGCGGCCACTGGGAATGCCCGCTGCCCGGAGCAGGTCGCGGCGGGGTTTCTCGCCATTGCGGTTGAGAAAATGGCCAACGCGATCAAGAAGATTTCCGTACAGCGGGGCTACGACGTGTCGGAGTATGTGCTGTGCAGCTTTGGCGGGGCCGGGGGCCAGCACGCCTGCCTGATTGCCGATGCCCTGGGCATGACCGAGGTGTTTCTGCACCCTTACGCGGGGGTGCTGTCGGCCTACGGCATGGGTCTGGCGGATGTGCGATCGCTGAATGAGCGATCGGTCGAACTGCCCCTGGAGGAAGGTACGCTGCCTGAGATCCAGCGGGTGGTGGAAGATTTGGCCGAAAAGGGATTGGAGGAGCTGAGGCGGCAGGGGTTTGAGGTAGACCCACCCCTGCCCCTCCCAAGAGGGGATGAGCCAAAATCCAAAATCCAAAATCCAAAATCGCCCCAGGTGTTGCCCCGGCTGCTGCTGAAGTACGAAGGGACAGATTCGACGCTGGCGGTGGATTTTGCTGGGGTGGAGGCGATGCGATCGCAGTTCACTACCTTGCACCGCCAGCGCTACGGCTTTGCCCAGGCGGGTAAGCGGCTGATCGTCGATACGGCGGCGGTGGAGGTGATCGGCCACACCCACAGCCCCGAGGAGCCAGAGATCGATAGGGTTCGCACCACTCCGCTGGTGCCCAAAGCCACCGTCCCGGTCTACACCGCCGAGGCCTGGCACGAGACGCCGGTATACCACCGCGATGATCTGTGTCCGGGGGATGCGATCGCAGGCCCCGCCCTGATCATCGAACCCACCGGCACCAATGTCGTGGAGCCGGGGTGGAATGCCACCTTCACCGCCAAAGGGCATTTGATCCTAAAGAAAGATGCTTCACGGACAAGTTCCGTGGGTTTCGCCAGCGGGGAGGTTCCTGACAGTGGCTCTGTGGAATTTAGCTCAACCCACGCTACATCCCCACACCCCACGCCCCACACCCCACACCCCACACCCGACCCCGTCCTGCTCGAAATCTTCAACAACCTCTTCCGCGCCGTAGCCGAGGAAATGGGGATCGCGCTGCAAAACACTAGCTACTCGGTGAATATCAAAGAGCGGCTGGACTTCTCCTGTGCGGTGTTTGATCAGCAGGGGCAGCTGGTGGCCAATGCGCCCCACATTCCGGTGCATCTGGGCTCGATGGGCGAGAGCGTCAAAAGTCTGATTGAAGCCAAAGGTGACAGCCTCAAACCCAGCGACGTGTACCTGCAAAACAACCCCTACAACGGCGGCACCCATCTGCCTGACATCACGGTTATCACGCCAGTATTCCTAGACGACGCTCAAAATCCAAAATCCAAAATCCAAAATCCAAAATTCTACGTTGCGTCTCGCGGCCATCACGCCGATATCGGCGGTATTACCCCCGGTTCCATGCCCTCCAACAGCACCAGTATCGAAGAAGAAGGAATTTTATTAGACAACATTCAACTGGTAGAACGGGGTCGATTTTTAGAAGCTGAACTGCTAGAAGTGTTGACGTCTTCAACCTACCCGGCGCGAAACCCAGACCAGAACCTAGCCGACCTGCGGGCGCAAATTGCCGCCAATGAAAAGGGGGCGCAGGAGCTGCAAAAGCTGGTGGATCACTACGGCCTTGCTACCGTGCAGACCTACATGCAGCACGTGCAGGACAACGCCGAGGAATGCGTGCGGCGGGTGATCGATCGCCTCCAGGACGGCCAGTTTACCTACGCTATGGACGACGACAGCCAGATCGCGGTCAGCGTCACGGTGAACCGCGAGGCCCGCAGCACCAAAATTGACTTTTCTGGAACATCCCCCCAGCGGCCCAGCAACTTTAATGCGCCGACGGCAGTGTGCAAAGCGGCGGTGCTCTACGTGTTTCGCACCCTGGTGGATGACGACATTCCCCTCAATGCAGGCTGCCTCAAACCGCTGGAGATTGTGATTCCCGAGGGCTCGATGCTGAACCCGCGCTACCCGGCAGCGGTGGTGGCGGGCAATGTGGAGGTGTCCCAGGCGGTGACCGATGCGCTGTACGGGGCTTTGGGGGCGATCGCGGCCTCCCAGGGCACCATGAACAACCTCACCTTCGGCAACGCGCGCCACCAGTACTACGAAACCATCTGCGGCGGCTCTGGGGCTGGCCCCGGCTTCTGTGGCACCGACGCGGTGCACACCCACATGACCAACTCGCGACTGACCGACCCCGAGGTACTGGAATGGCGGTTTCCGGTGCTGCTGCGAGAATTTGCCATTCGCCAGGGCAGCGGCGGGGCGGGAGAATACCCTGGCGGCAACGGCATTGTCCGCCGGATAGAATTTCGCGAACCAATGACGGCGGCGATTCTCTCCAACCACCGCCGGGTGCCGCCCTTTGGCCTGGCGGGGGGCCAGCCGGGGCAGGTGGGCGAAAACCGGGTAATTCGCGCTGATGGCCGGGTGGAAGTACTGCCGGGGCAGGCGACCGTGGCGGTGGAGCCGGGGGACTGCATTGCGATCGCCACCCCTGGCGGCGGTGGTTACGGCCAGGGGCCAGGGTAAGGCGCAACCAGAAACCGGGTTTCTCTTTGGGCTTTGTCAATGGCCTGTGTGTAGCGCACAAGAAACCCGGTTTCTCCCCCTACAGGCTAATCTGCGCCTGCTCTAAAAATGTCCTGCGCTGTCAACCTCAACCTTTCAAAGGTCGGTGAAACCAATCGGTCATTGCCAGTGAAGCGCTCTAGCTGATAGCCGTCGGACCCCAGGGTGCAGAGGGTGATCGTGGGCTGCTTGGGCTGGCCGATCACCCGCGCTGCCCCCAGGGCGCGAAAATCGACAATCCAGTATTCGGCGATGCCCAGGGCCTCGTAGTCGGCCAGCTTGAGGCCGTAGTCATCGCGCCAGTTGGTGCTGACCACCTCCACCACCAGCTTGATCGTAGCGCCATTGCAGACCGTAGACGCCTTCTCCCACAGCGGTTCGTGCGGAAGTTGGGTGCGATCGAGCACCGCTACATCGGGAATGTAGCCCGCATTGGGCCGGGGTGGCTTCACCACGCAGGTACGCGGAATCGTCAGCGGCAGGGCTCCCTGGTCGATCAGCACGCCCAGCTTTAGGGCGATGAAGCCACCGATGTCTTCGTGGGCACCTGTAGGCCGCACCTCCACCACCTCGCCTTCGATCAACTCGTAGCGACCGCCATCGCTGGGGTACTGCTCCAGGAATGCTTCAAAGCTCAGGGGTTGCTCTGTCGCCTGCACCATCTCACCACCCGTCCATTGGAAGCGATGTAACTAGCCTACTGCATGGTACTGCTGGTCTTGGTAGGCGCAGAACTGCGATCGCCCCAGCCCGACCCAATGTAGTCTGCACAACTTGACACATCAACCTTTTTTGAAAAGATCGTCTAAAGCTGAGTAATCCGTGCCCATGGCCAGGTGGAAGTGCTACGCGGGCAGGCCACAGTTGCGGTGGAACCAGGGATTGCATTCAAATGGCCATAGGGGAAGGGGCGGCTATGGAGGCTGAGCAACCTGTACCGCTAAGGTGCCGACGACTGGCGGCCTGGTGCCATCTTTTGCCGCTGGGTGCGATCGCCCTCACCCGCTACCTGTTCGCTGGCAGCACCCAGGCCAACTTTTCCCTCGACAGCTTTTGGACAATAGGCACCGACGTTGCTAAAGCTGCCTGGGTCAGTCCCTATCTAGAACTGGTGGTAGGGCTAGCATGCTGGCTGCTACTCGGTCGAGGGCATAGCTTTGTGCGGTACCACCTGAGGCAGGTCCTAAGGTTTCAGGTCACCTCTGCGATCCTCTCCACCGTGGTGATTGGCTCCATTCTGGGAGGATTCTACTGGATTGACAGGGCTTTTCTGAACACAGACAATATGGCTGCATGGCTCTTTATGGGGCTGATTATTCTGTTGTCACAGCCAGCATTGATTTTTAGGACGCTGGTTATTTTGGTGGTAGGGGTCGAAGCCTACCGAGGAGTTTACAGCCATTACCCCTTCTACTGGCCCTGGCGGTAGGCGGCCCCAGCAGCCCAACCCAATGTAGTCTGCATCACTTGACACATCAACTTTTTTTGAAACAATAAAAGCATCAACTTTTTTTGAAATGAGGCTGGTTGCGCCGTAGCCAGCTTCACTTTGCCTGTGCTAGAAAGGATGCTGCCATGGTCAGAGTTGCCGTCAACGGGTTTGGTCGCATTGGGCGGCTGGTGCTGCGGGCCGGGTGGGCCTTCCCCGAGCTAGAGTTTGTCCACATCAACGAGATCAAGGGCGGAGCCGAAACCGCCGCCCATCTGCTCACCTTCGACTCGGTACATGGCCGCTGGGATCGCGCTGTGGAGGCGATCGGCAGCGAGAAAATTACCATCGAGGGCACCCCCCTTAGCTTTAGCAGCCACGCCTCCCCCGGCGAGGTGCCCTGGGCCGACTACGGCGTAGACCTGGTGCTGGAGTGCTCCGGCAAGTTTCGCACCCCCGAAACCCTGGCCCCCTACTACGATCGCGGCGTCAAGAAAGTGATCGTCGCCGCCCCGGTGAAACAGGGCGCGCTGAATGTGGTCTACGGCATCAACGACCATCTCTACAACCCCGCCGAGCACCACCTGCTGACGGCAGCCTCCTGCACCACCAACTGCCTGGCCCCGGTGGTCAAAGTGATCCACGAAGGGCTGGGCATTCGCCACGGGGTGATCACCACCATCCACAACCACACCAACACCCAAACCATCGTCGATGCCCCCCACAAGGATCTGCGCCGCGCCCGAGCCACAGGGATGTCGCTGATTCCCACGACAACGGGGTCGGCGACCGCGATCGCCCTGATCTACCCCGAACTGGCGGGCAAACTCAACGGCCTGGCGGTGCGGGTGCCCCTGCTGAATGCCTCCCTGACCGACTGCGTGTTTGAGGTGGAGCGATCGACCTCAGTAGAGGAAGTGAACCAACTGCTCAAAGCCGCCGCCGATGGCCCGCTCCACGGCATTCTCGGCTACGAAACCCGGCCCCTGGTGTCGGTGGACTACCTCAACGATCCGCGATCCTCTATCGTCGACGCCCCCTCGACCATGGTGGTGGACGAAACCCAGGTAAAAATTCTCGCCTGGTACGACAACGAGTGGGGCTACTCCTGCCGTATGGCGGAGCTGGCCCGCAAGGTGGCCCAGAGCCTTTGAACTCTCCGCCCTGGGGAATTTTTTGGACAGCATTTCACCGGGGAATTTTTTGGACAGCACTCACCAATGGTGGGCAGTGCCCACCCTACAGCTACAGCACCGCCACCCTCTACCCCCCACCCCATGACCTCCTCCACCTTCAAACCCGAAAGCCTGCGCAACTACGCGATCATCACCGCCGCCTACTGGGGCTTTACCCTCACCGACGGCGCGCTGCGGATGCTGGTGCTGCTGCACTTTCACGTGCTGGGCTACACCCCGTTCGAGATCGCCATGCTGTTTCTCTTCTACGAAGTGTTTGGCGTGGTGACGAACTTTCTGGGCGGCTGGATTGGTTCGCAGATTGGCATTCGGCAGACCCTGTACGGCGGCATTGCCCTGCAAATTTTTGCCCTGGGGATGCTGAGTTTTTTGAGCACCGACTGGCTGGTGCCGGTGCAGGTGGGCTACGTGATGGTGGCCCAGGCGTTTTCGGGCATTGCCAAAGACCTGACCAAAATGAGTTCCAAGAGCGCCATTCGCCTGGTGGTGCCCAAGGAAGCCGAGTCGCGGCTGTTTAAGTGGGTGGCAGTGCTGACCGGGTCGAAGAATGCGCTCAAGGGGGTGGGCTTTTTTGTCGGGGCGGCGCTGCTGGAGGGGGTGGGCTTTCGTCCGGCGCTGCTGATTCAGGCAGGGGTGCTGGGGGTAATTTTGCTGTCGGGGGCGCTGCTGCCGGCGGGCATGGGCAAGATTGGCAAGAAGGTGCAGTTCCGGGAACTGTTCTCCAAAAGCAGGGAGATCAACATTCTCTCGGCGGCGCGGTTCTTTTTGTTTGGTTCGCGGGACGTGTGGTTTGTGGTGGCGCTGCCGGTGTTTTTGTACGAGGTGCTGGACTGGAGCTTTATGCAGGTGGGCAGCTACATGGCCGTCTGGGTGATTGGCTACGGCATGGTGCAGTTTTTGGCCCCGCAGCTGCTGCGGAAAAACAGCGCCGGGAAGGTGGTGCCCAGGGCTAAGACCATCCTGTTCTGGACGTCCCTGCTCACCGCGATTCCGGCCCTGATTGCCATAGCCCTGATGTCGGGGCTGCGGGGCGACATTGCGGTGACGGGGGGGCTGGTGGTGTTTGGCGTGGTGTTTGCCTTTAACTCGGCGGTGCACTCGTACCTAGTGCTGGCCTACACCGAAGATAAGGATGTGAGCCTGAATGTGGGCTTTTACTACATGGCCAACTCGGGCGGGCGGCTGCTGGGCACGATTACCTCGGGGCTGTTTTACCAGTGGTTTGGGCTGGTGGGCTGCCTGTGGGTGTCGAGCCTGTTTGTGCTGGCGGCGGCGCTGATTACGACCAAGCTGCCGGATCCTAAGGTGTCAAGCCCAGCAACCAGTTAGAAAAATCAATAGTGGTAGCGGCAGGCCAAGATGCGAACCTGGTCTTCGCGAACTTCGTAGACCAAACGATGCTCTTGCGTAACGCGCCTCGACCAGCATCCCTGCAATTCATGCTTTAGGGGTTCTGGCTTGCCTGTACCTGTGAAGGGCGATCGCTGAATTTCTCTGATCAACTAGACAATCCGCAGCGCAGTTTTGCGATCGTTCTGGATCCGCCAGGCCAAGTCTTCAAAGGCATTTGGGTCAAACTCGACCGGCTTCATTCCAGCCCTAGTTGAGTAAGGGCGGCTTTAAAGGCGATGCCCTCGCTACGTTGCTTAGCTTCTAGTAAGCGCTGGCGCATGGCGTCACTTTTGAGCAAGTGCTGGGTCTCAAGCTCACCCAAAATGCTCTGCCACAGCTGAACAGGCAGAATAACGCCTGTGACTTCTCCTTTGTCGTTTGAGATGTATTGAACCTGTGGGTCAAGCATAGCCAGATCACGAGACTGCGTGTTTGTAGTCTAGCAACCTAAGTTGTGGAGGGGCAGCCAATCCAGCCCGGACAAACGCTCATCCCAAAGAATTGTAAGGGGAGGAAGTTTCGGGAATCCAGTTCACTAAACTGTAGTTATAGCTACAGTTTTTTCGAGGAAATTGGTATGGAGAACAAGTCTGCCAGTGAGCGTCGTCAGGTGATCGGTGAACTGCGCCATCAGCTGCGGTTTGCGCAGCCCCAGGAGCGCGATCGCATTCGCCAGGAGCTAAACTTCTGGGAAATGCGGGGTCGCTAACTCGCTGGCAGCAGGGGCAGCAGCAGGGTGACGAAGAAGTACACCAGCGCGCCCGTAAACACATAGCTGTCGGTGCGGTCTAAGATACCGCCATGGCCGGGGATCAGGGCTCCAGAGTCTTTGACCCCGGCATCGCGTTTCATCAGCGATTCGGTCAGGTCGCCCAGCAGGCTGGAGGTGCCGACCATCAGGCCCAGGGCCGCGCCAGTGGCAGGCCAGAGGGGCCACTGGAGCCAGTAGCTGCCGACCAGGGCCACCACCGTGCTGCCCAACATGCCAAAGGCCGCCCCCTCGACGGTTTTCTTGGGGCTGATGTTGGACAGGGGCGTGCGGCCAATCATTTTTCCGGCGGTGTAAGCGCCAATATCGGAGGCCCAAATGCAGGCAAAGGCCAGCAGGGTGACGACGAGACCGTAGGGTAGAGCACTGAGGGCAGGGGGCCAGGTTTCGGGCCAGTAGCCGCCCAGGGGCAGGGAAGGTGTGACGTCACCCAGATCGCGCAGGCGCACCCAAAAGCTGGGCAGGTAACCGCCGTAGAAGAGACCCAAAATAGACGCCGCCACGTCGGCAATGGTGGCCACCTGGGGCTGAAACAGCAGGTAAAAGCAGATAAAGGTGCCGCTCAACGGCAGCAGGGCATCGGCCAGCGGAGGGGAGACGTGGGCCATAATCAGCAGCAGCTGACTCACCACCAGGGTGGTTTTGGTGGCGGGTAAAATGCCCTTGGCTTTGACCAGGGCAAAAATTTCAAGCTGGCCCAAAACGATCAGAATGCCAAAACCTAGGGTAAAGTACCATCCCCCCAGCCCAATCATGGCCAGGGCCACCGCGATCGCAACGAGTCCGCTAATGATTCGAGGCCAGGGCATAGGCGAGGGCGAAGAGGGGTGACGGGGCTGAGCTGGGGCGCTACCCCCGAGCTGTGGGCAACAGCAGGCTTGCTACTACTATCACTGTGCCACATTACCCCACCAGCACCGCAGAAACCTAATGCCGATTGAAGGGTGCTGGTTCTGCCCGTGGGGAATTGGGAAGATAGGACTCGGATTGGGTAGGGTTCGTGGTGGCCAACTCCGGGTAGCCCGCCTCGATCAGGGCGCGATCGCGAATCCGGCAGGAGTCGCACCGTCCGCAGGGCTCTGCGCCGCCCTGGTAGCACGACCAGGTTTGCTCAATCGGCACCCCCAGCGCCACAGCGCGACGCACAATATCCACCTTAGAGTCCATCACCAGGGGCGCGACCAGCTTGGGGGCGTGGCCCTCTAGCCCCGCCTTAGACGACAGCTGCGCCAGCTGCTGAAACGCCGCCAGATACTCGGGCCGACAGTCGGGATAGCCCGAATAATCGACCGCGTTGATGCCCAAATACACTGCGATCGCCCCTTTGGCCTCGGCCAGGGCCAGCGCCAGGGCAATGAACACCGTATTGCGCCCCGGCACGTAGGTGGAGGGAATGCCGCTCTCTGAGTAATCTTGAAGGTTGTCCTGGGGCAGCGGCAGAGCCAGGTCGGTCAGCGACGACGCGCCCCACTGGGCCAGGTTGACATCGATAAAGTGGTGGTCGGCGATCGCAAAATGCGCCGCCACCGCCTGCGCCGCCGCCAGTTCTCGCTGGTGCCGCTGCCCGTAGTTAAACGACAGAGCGATGATGCTGTAGCCGTCGGCGATCGCCTGGGCCGCAGCGGTAGCCGAGTCGAGGCCGCCGGACAGTAAGACGATTGCGGTGGGGTGGGGCATGGGTTTGAATTTGGGTGTTGGGTGTTGGGTGTTGGGTGTTGGGTGTTGGGTGTTGGGTGTCGGGTGTTGGGTGTTGGGTGTTGGGTGTTGGGTGTTGGGTGTTGGGGGTTGGGTGCGCGGCTATCACCTGAAACCTAAAACCTAAAACCTGAAACCTAAAACCCAACACCTAAAGCCCCAGTATCGCCCTGGCCACATTGAGATAGATCAGCACCCCCAGCACATCCACCGCTGTGGTAATGAAGGGGGCCGACATCAGCGCGGGGTCAAACTTGAGCGCCTTGAACAAAAAGGGCAGGGCCGACCCGGCGAAGGAGGCCAGCACCGAGATGCCCACCAGGCTGATGCCCACCGACAGCGCCACGCCCAGGTTGCGATCGGGCAGGTAGGCCCAGATCGTCACCAGCACGCCCATCATCAGCCCCAGCAGCAGCCCCGCCAGGGCCTCCCGCCAGACAATTCTGACCATTTGGGAAGAGCGCACCTCGTCGGTGTTTAAGCCGCGAATCACGACCGTGGAGGACTGGGCACCGACGTTGCCGCCGGTATCGATCAGCAGCGGGATGAAGGCGGCCAGCACAATTACCTGCTCCAGCAGGGCCTCCTGGCCCTGAATCACCGCAATGGTGCCGGTGTTGGTGAGCAGCAGCACGAAGAGCCACACCACGCGCTTGCGCGCCACGGTGAACAGGTTGGTCTGAAAGTAGTTTTCGCCCATGCTCTGCACACCGCCAGCGGTGTAGATGTCTTCGGTGTCTTCGGCCTCGAGCACATCAATCAGGTCGTCGATGGTGACGATGCCCACCAGGCGCTGTTCGCGATCGACCACCGGCAGGGCGAGAAAGTCGTAGCGCTGAATCATTCTGGCCGCTTCTTCCTGGTCGGTGTCGGTGTGCACGTAGACTATCTCTCGCCGCATCAGGTCTTGCAGGGTGCGCTCGGGCTGGGCCACCACCAGGTCACGCAGGGAGAGCGCGCCGATCAGATGGCGGGCGTTGTCGAGCACGTAGAGGGTGTAGATGGTCTCCGAGGTTTCGGCCAGGTGGCGAATGCGATCGAGGGCCTGCTCAACGGTGAGAGTTTCGCGCAGGGCGACAAACTCAGAGGTCATGATTCGCCCGGCGCTGTCGGGGGGATAGCCCAGCAGCAGGGCGGTGGCCTCGCGCTCGGCGGGGCTGAGCTGCTGAGTGAGCCGTTTGACTACCTTGGCGGGCAGCTCGTCAAACAGTCGGGCGCGGTCGTCGGGGGACATGCGATCGATAATCTCCAGCACCTCAGGATTTTTGAAATCCTCCAGGAGGGACTGCTGGACTCGCGGGGACAGGTACTCGTAGACCTCGATCGCCTCATCCTTGGGCAGCAGGCGAAAGGCAACTGCCTGGAGGGTTTCGGGCAGTGCGTCGATGGCGTCGGCGACATCTGCCGACTGCATGGGAATCAGCTGCGATCGCACATCGTCAAACCGACCAGCTTCTAACAGCTGCTGCAATTCTTCTTGGGTAGCCTCGGTTACCACGAATTTTAATTTCCCCCGCCCTGGCCTACCTTTGCACGGTTGTAGGATAGCTCAATTTAGTCAACCTACGCCCGGGCCCCGGCGTACAGCCAAGACCGATAGTGCCCGCCCTAGGTTAACTCTGGTGTAGAAAGTGACCGATGCAACAATTCGCCTTTTACCCTAAAACTAGTACTTGTACTTGACCAGGCCGGTGGCGACGGAGGCCAGGGCCCTGGGGACAAGGGGGCGGGATGGGGTTCAAGGTAGCCTGTGAACCTGAAGCCGCCAACCCTACCGACCGGTGCTCTGGGGCCCGGCGGACTGCTGGGGCCGCAGCGGGGGCAGACCTTCAGAACTGCGGTAAATTCGTCAGGTTCTGGGCTTGTCGCCCTGACTCACCGCCTCCCAGTCTATTTCCCCAGACAGAGGAATTTTCCTGGGCCAGGGGCCTAGGGTAGAAGCCCCTCCCTTGCCCCCGACAGATGGCCTCCGACAGATTGGCCCCCGACAGATTGGCCCCCGACAGATCTGAACTCATCTGAACTCAGTGGCACCGAAACCAGCGGTCTGCCCCCCTTGCCCTTGAAGGCAACTTTTGAAGTCCATCGCAGCCCCATCGCAGGAGACTACAGCTGTGACTCAACAGCTTTCGGCAGCTCAGCCCCAGGGCTCTCAGCCCCAGCCCTGGCACCAAACCCAAGGGAGTCACATCACTCAACAGCTGGGGGTTGACCCCGAGGTGGGGCTCTCCCTTCGGGAGGCCAAGGCGCGGCTGGAGCGCTACGGCCCCAACGAGCTAAAAGGCAAAAAGGGCAAGCACCCCATTCTGCTGTTTCTGCTCCAGTTCAACCAGCCGCTGCTCTACATCTTGCTCGTTGCGGGTCTGATCAAGGCCCTGCTGGGCTCCTGGGTGAATGCCGGGGTGATCTGGGGAGTGACGGTGATCAACGCCATTATTGGCTTTGTGCAGGAGTCTAAGGCCGAAAGCGCGATCGCCGCCCTGGCCTCCTCCGTCACCACCGATGCCATGGTGCGCCGCGACGGCCAGCAGATGCAGGTGTCATCGCGGGATCTGGTGCCCGGCGACATTGTGCTGCTCACCTCTGGCGACAAAGTGCCCGCCGACCTGCGCCTGCTGCGGGGGCGCACCCTGCAAATCAACGAGTCGGGCCTGACTGGAGAATCCGTCGCCGTCGAGAAACAGCCCCACCTGGAGAGCCTGCCGGAGGACACCCCCCTGGCGGAGCGCCACAATATGGCCTACGCGGGCAGCTTTGTCACCTTTGGCCAGGGGGAGGGCATTGTCGTCGAAACCGGGCTCAACACCGAAACCGGGCGGATCTCTAAGCTAATGCAGGAGAGCACCACCCTGGTCACCCCCCTGACCCGCAAGTTTGACCGCTTCAGCAAAACCCTGCTCTACGTCATTTTGGGGGTGGCGGCCCTGACCTTTGCGGTGGGCATGGCCTGGGGCAACTCGCCCCTCGAAATGTTTGAAGCCGCCGTGGCCCTGGCGGTGAGCGCCATCCCTGAGGGGTTGCCCGCGGTGGTCACCATTACCCTGGCGATTGGGGTGTCGCGCATGGCCCGCCGCAACGCCATTGTGCGCAAGCTGCCCGCCGTCGAAACCCTGGGCAGCGCCACGGTGATCTGCTCAGATAAAACCGGCACCCTGACCGAAAACCAGATGACGGTGCAGAGCATCTACGCGGGCGATCGCCACTATGCTTTCACCGGGGAGGGCTACAATCCCCACGGCGAACTGCGCGACGGCGAAGACAATCCGCTGCCCCCCGAGGCCATGCCCGCGCCCCTGCGCCAGTGCCTGATCGTAGGCATGCTCTGCAACGACTCGGAGCTGGAGCATAAAGACCACCAGTGGAGCGTGGTGGGCGACCCCACCGAGGGAGCGCTGCTGGTGGCCGCCCGCAAAGCTGGCTTTGATCGCACCGAACTCAACCACAGCTACCCGCGCATCGACAGCATTCCGTTTGAGTCTGAGTTTCAGTACATGGCCACGCTGCACCAGCAGGATACCGAGGGCCAGTGGCTGCTGGCCAAAGGCTCCGTCGAGGCGCTGGTGGCCCGCTGCGATCGCGTCCTGCGCTCTGACGGCACCGCCGTTGCCCTCGACGGTGAAGGGCGCGACCACATTCTGCTGATGGCCGAGCGCATGGCCTCGCGGGGGCTGCGGGTGCTGTGCTTTGTGAGCAAGGCCTTCCACGGTCACCATATTGACCATGAAGACTTAAAGGAGGGCATGGTCTTTTTGGGTCTCCAGGGCATGATTGACCCGCCCCGGGCCGAGGCCATTCGCGCCGTGGATGCCTGCAAGACCGCAGGCATTGAGGTGAAGATGATCACGGGCGACCACAAGGTGACGGCGGCGGCGATCGCCGAGCGCATGAACCTGAGCATGACCGACGAGGTGATCGCCTACACCGGTCGAGACCTGGCCCAGCTAGAGCAATCGGAGCTGACCAACGCCGTGCAGAATGGTTCGGTGTTTGCCCGCGTCGCCCCCGAGCAAAAGCTGCGCCTGGTAGAAGC encodes the following:
- a CDS encoding hydantoinase B/oxoprolinase family protein; translation: MPLPPLPCRWQFWIDRGGTFTDIVARRPDGQIVLHKLLSENPDRYSDAPLQGIRDLLGLGKDEAIPAEAIEAVKMGTTVATNALLERRGDRVLLLTTQGFRDALRIGYQNRPNIFARHIELPEMLYERAIEVNERLSAQGEVLVPLTAEEEDRLRQELQRAFDSGIRACAIALMHGYRYPAHELRLGELARQVGFTQVSLSHQVSPLIKLVSRGDTTVVDAYLSPILRRYVDRVAAQLQTSPSPFRSGIHPYPSQEGTAYPQPQSSPHHPTTPPPHQSPPRLMFMQSNGGLTDAALFQGKDSILSGPAGGVVGAVQTSRQAGYDRMIGFDMGGTSTDVSHYRGEYERTFETEVAGVRLRAPMMAIHTVAAGGGSIVSFDGSRYRVGPASAGAYPGPACYRHGGPLAVTDCNVMVGKLQPEFFPQVFGPGGDLPLDGAVVREKFAALAQEIQAATGNARCPEQVAAGFLAIAVEKMANAIKKISVQRGYDVSEYVLCSFGGAGGQHACLIADALGMTEVFLHPYAGVLSAYGMGLADVRSLNERSVELPLEEGTLPEIQRVVEDLAEKGLEELRRQGFEVDPPLPLPRGDEPKSKIQNPKSPQVLPRLLLKYEGTDSTLAVDFAGVEAMRSQFTTLHRQRYGFAQAGKRLIVDTAAVEVIGHTHSPEEPEIDRVRTTPLVPKATVPVYTAEAWHETPVYHRDDLCPGDAIAGPALIIEPTGTNVVEPGWNATFTAKGHLILKKDASRTSSVGFASGEVPDSGSVEFSSTHATSPHPTPHTPHPTPDPVLLEIFNNLFRAVAEEMGIALQNTSYSVNIKERLDFSCAVFDQQGQLVANAPHIPVHLGSMGESVKSLIEAKGDSLKPSDVYLQNNPYNGGTHLPDITVITPVFLDDAQNPKSKIQNPKFYVASRGHHADIGGITPGSMPSNSTSIEEEGILLDNIQLVERGRFLEAELLEVLTSSTYPARNPDQNLADLRAQIAANEKGAQELQKLVDHYGLATVQTYMQHVQDNAEECVRRVIDRLQDGQFTYAMDDDSQIAVSVTVNREARSTKIDFSGTSPQRPSNFNAPTAVCKAAVLYVFRTLVDDDIPLNAGCLKPLEIVIPEGSMLNPRYPAAVVAGNVEVSQAVTDALYGALGAIAASQGTMNNLTFGNARHQYYETICGGSGAGPGFCGTDAVHTHMTNSRLTDPEVLEWRFPVLLREFAIRQGSGGAGEYPGGNGIVRRIEFREPMTAAILSNHRRVPPFGLAGGQPGQVGENRVIRADGRVEVLPGQATVAVEPGDCIAIATPGGGGYGQGPG
- a CDS encoding Uma2 family endonuclease, whose product is MVQATEQPLSFEAFLEQYPSDGGRYELIEGEVVEVRPTGAHEDIGGFIALKLGVLIDQGALPLTIPRTCVVKPPRPNAGYIPDVAVLDRTQLPHEPLWEKASTVCNGATIKLVVEVVSTNWRDDYGLKLADYEALGIAEYWIVDFRALGAARVIGQPKQPTITLCTLGSDGYQLERFTGNDRLVSPTFERLRLTAQDIFRAGAD
- a CDS encoding DUF4870 domain-containing protein, which encodes MAIGEGAAMEAEQPVPLRCRRLAAWCHLLPLGAIALTRYLFAGSTQANFSLDSFWTIGTDVAKAAWVSPYLELVVGLACWLLLGRGHSFVRYHLRQVLRFQVTSAILSTVVIGSILGGFYWIDRAFLNTDNMAAWLFMGLIILLSQPALIFRTLVILVVGVEAYRGVYSHYPFYWPWR
- a CDS encoding ArsJ-associated glyceraldehyde-3-phosphate dehydrogenase; protein product: MVRVAVNGFGRIGRLVLRAGWAFPELEFVHINEIKGGAETAAHLLTFDSVHGRWDRAVEAIGSEKITIEGTPLSFSSHASPGEVPWADYGVDLVLECSGKFRTPETLAPYYDRGVKKVIVAAPVKQGALNVVYGINDHLYNPAEHHLLTAASCTTNCLAPVVKVIHEGLGIRHGVITTIHNHTNTQTIVDAPHKDLRRARATGMSLIPTTTGSATAIALIYPELAGKLNGLAVRVPLLNASLTDCVFEVERSTSVEEVNQLLKAAADGPLHGILGYETRPLVSVDYLNDPRSSIVDAPSTMVVDETQVKILAWYDNEWGYSCRMAELARKVAQSL